AAAACCACTACGTACAGGATAATATTAACTGGAACAATGATGAAGATAAATGATAAAAACGATTGTAAAGTTATGGcgatcaaaaagtttttttgaagttgatAGCTCCTCGAAGACAGTTTAAACGATTTGTTTCTTTTGAAGAGTTGATAAAGTGtgagaagaaaaattattccagTTGAGCCAATTATAGCAAATGTTCCAATAATAACGCAATATCCAGGTAAGTTGGAGTTCATAGACAGCACGAACAGCTCCCTATCTTGCACAGAAGTCAAGTTCAGACAcggaatttctttttgaacATAGAGACGAGCAATTTCTTGATCCggaatttgcaaaaatggcggtagaaaaaataatggtACAAAAATACACATGAATGgtagaaatatttttcgcCAATGCTTCCAATTGGAGTTTTTAGCAAATAGgataaaatatcgattttcataaATTGCTAGGAATGAAACTCCAAAAGCTGAAAAGTTGCTCGTATACATACACATGCAAATTCTTAATATTCTTTCACTAACCTCCAATAAAAGTAACTCCACTGTAAATCATGGCCCCCGGAGCATCAATTATGCCGAGCCCATACCCTGCATTCTGTGGCAGATAGAGAAACGGAATTCCAAAGCAACAAATCGTCAAATCCGACATAGTACTCCAGAAATGCAGATTCATCATCAGCCATTTTACTGACGTCATTCTTTCCGGAGTCTTGAACAAAATGCAATAGGCTCCAAAAGTGCACACGgggatttcgaaaaatgttatcACGTTTGAAATACTTATCAGAAATTCGGGACTAGCGAAATAGTTGGTCTCGTTGTTACAGCTCATTttgcaaatatatttttttgaaaagcatgAAAGAATACGTCAGTATCGGTGACGAAATAGGAAGCATGTTGTAAAAAACCATAGTCTACATTAATGAgcaaaacatgttttcatttttcgaaatggaCCAAATTCTGAGCAGGGATGTGCCGGAATTATTGATTGGTTTAAACATAACAGTTGTTTCGGTTTATAGGTGGAATAGCACAAGTGgggaattgttaaaaaccactcttttggtcccaaaatgaccaaaaagaacttttgaaatttttttattaacggtcaaaaagtggcaattactcagtttttgccactcataagttggaagtcgaccaaaaaaaaaattttgttcgacattttttttgttttaattatgtttaaaTTGTTTGTATTAGAACATTGTAAGGGTCGAAATATGcgtaatt
This is a stretch of genomic DNA from Caenorhabditis elegans chromosome V. It encodes these proteins:
- the srh-247 gene encoding Serpentine Receptor, class H (Predicted); the protein is MSCNNETNYFASPEFLISISNVITFFEIPVCTFGAYCILFKTPERMTSVKWLMMNLHFWSTMSDLTICCFGIPFLYLPQNAGYGLGIIDAPGAMIYSGVTFIGAFGVSFLAIYENRYFILFAKNSNWKHWRKIFLPFMCIFVPLFFLPPFLQIPDQEIARLYVQKEIPCLNLTSVQDRELFVLSMNSNLPGYCVIIGTFAIIGSTGIIFLLTLYQLFKRNKSFKLSSRSYQLQKNFLIAITLQSFLSFIFIIVPVNIILYVVVFWYYNQVLNNIMCLMFSMFGLETCVVMILVHKPYREFAISLILCFRKRTVKTVENVSIVFLN